From one Perca flavescens isolate YP-PL-M2 chromosome 4, PFLA_1.0, whole genome shotgun sequence genomic stretch:
- the ankrd33ab gene encoding photoreceptor ankyrin repeat protein, whose amino-acid sequence MATAAKDPHLGSGPDEDDMSLSGDESDSDSILSDDSVLPDYTPEITDGHAALTLYRACARNESVALRKVLERGVTKEEVTELDINGWNGLMVACCKGFVDIVYGLHTCPFIDINHQDNDGNTALMIASQAGHINTVMYLLNYYPGIDTEIKDCRGFTALIKAAMTGRNDVVAALVMAGADLHAVDSTKGKCARDWALKTGRYETLCHLRRLNKRPKAVQFCESYIPEWPELKERVAKATAGKSTTEKITQRIKNRFGFRFPHDPEDNGALDHMVRMTTSVHSPLISTGCRPLCPTSPPEVGKRRMAVPELMKKHTDKELEESSVCHSNGSVSNINLTVHSAESISTTCCVETGRRGSILSLASTKVTTAFIPRSMARRNSIFPSGCIPKIDISRPSDATPKKEKKKKKKEKGFLEPPKWRYKEIKDDKKKEKKKFVLLP is encoded by the exons ATGGCCACTGCAGCGAAGGACCCACACCTGGGCTCAGGCCCTGATGAGGACGACATGTCTCTGTCGGGGGACGAGTCCGATTCAGACAGCATCCTCTCTGATGACTCGGTGCTTCCAGACTACACGCCGGAGATAACAGACGGGCATGCAGCATTAACACTGTATCGAGCATGTGCTCGTAATGAATCCGTCGCTCTGCGGAAAGTTCTGGAGAGAGGGGTTACAAAAGAGGAGGTCACAGAGCTGGACATCAATGGCTGG AATGGCTTGATGGTGGCTTGCTGCAAAGGTTTCGTGGACATTGTATATGGGCTTCACACCTGTCCCTTTATAGACATAAATCATCAGGACAATGACGGCAACACTGCTCTGATGATTGCATCCCAAGCAG GTCATATCAACACAGTCATGTATCTCCTAAACTACTATCCTGGTATAGACACTGAAATAAAGGATTGTCGAGGTTTTACAGCCCTCATCAAAGCTGCTATGACCGGCCGCAATGACGTCGTGGCTGCCCTTGTTATGGCtg GGGCTGACTTACATGCAGTAGACTCCACAAAAGGAAAATGTGCTCGGGACTGGGCGCTGAAAACAGGTCGCTATGAGACCCTTTGTCATCTCCGCCGCCTTAATAAGCGGCCAAAAGCTGTGCAGTTCTGTGAGAGTTATATCCCTGAGTGGCCTGAGCTCAAGGAGAGGGTAGCCAAGGCCACAGCTGGGAAAAGCACCACAGAAAAAATCACCCAGCGGATCAAAAACAGATTCGGATTCAGATTTCCTCATGACCCCGAGGACAACGGAGCCTTGGACCACATGGTGCGCATGACCACCAGTGTCCACAGTCCCCTCATTTCAACTGGATGCCGTCCACTCTGCCCTACAAGCCCTCCTGAAGTGGGGAAGAGGCGCATGGCTGTGCCAGAGCTGATGAAGAAACACACAGATAAGGAATTAGaagagagctcagtgtgtcacaGCAACGGCTCAGTATCAAACATCAATCTCACAGTTCACTCTGCAGAGTCAATCTCTACAACGTGCTGTGTGGAGactgggcggcgaggcagcatcCTCTCATTGGCTTCCACTAAAGTTACTACTGCATTCATTCCACGCAGTATGGCGAGAAGGAACAGCATATTCCCCTCTGGCTGCATCCCCAAGATCGACATCAGCAGGCCTTCAGATGCAACgccaaagaaagaaaagaagaagaagaagaaggaaaagggTTTCCTGGAACCACCCAAATGGAGATACAAGGAGATCAAGGATGAcaaaaagaaggagaaaaagaaa TTTGTTCTGCTGCCCTGA